One Alnus glutinosa chromosome 3, dhAlnGlut1.1, whole genome shotgun sequence genomic region harbors:
- the LOC133864103 gene encoding uncharacterized protein LOC133864103, with product MGGGADHGHGEAAHGDFRAKVWSMTGGPNCRPKHWRRNTAIAMVGVFLICIPIAMKSAELEQRPHNPVRPIPSQLWCKNFGNKDY from the exons ATGGGGGGTGGAGCAGATCACGGACATGGGGAGGCGGCCCACGGGGACTTTCGGGCCAAGGTGTGGAGCATGACGGGCGGCCCAAACTGCAGGCCCAAGCACTGGCGCCGCAACACCGCCATCGCCATGGTCGGCGTCTTCCTCATCTGCATCCCCATCGCGATGAAGTCCGCCGAGCTCGAG CAACGACCACATAATCCTGTTCGCCCAATTCCTTCACAGCTCTGGTGCAAGAACTTTGGAAATAAAGACTACTAA
- the LOC133864914 gene encoding autophagy-related protein 101, which yields MNCEVCQLKELEVEHFEIGEVLRCILHTIVFHRALGLVRPKDIDLELFEITYVQCGDAELENKIDEKIEQFIGWVEKHPNKKSQICLSFYEVKNRQPSWYFNKVERQYWEQWYINLNVVQHTKAHSSKFNHSKAVVDPGESAAEERSARRAALEASLREVLFQIIKFVNEKKDHVPPIPTREGVVCFPCEITTPSSSDSAFGMDMIKRMLQTGHPTMLS from the exons ATGAACTGCGAAGTTTGCCAACTCAAAGAATTG GAAGTGGAGCACTTTGAGATAGGAGAAGTTCTACGCT GCATACTACACACGATTGTGTTTCATCGAGCTTTAGGTCTAGTGCGGCCCAAAGACATTGATTTGgaactttttgaaattacaTAT GTGCAATGTGGTGATGCAgaacttgaaaataaaatagatgaaaaGATTGAGCAATTCATTGGTTGGGTAGAGAAACACCCAAACAAGAAAAGTCAG ATATGCTTATCGTTCTATGAAGTGAAAAACAGACAGCCTTCTTGGTACTTTAATAAAGTTGAACGCCAATATTGGGAACAATGGTATATCAATTTGAACGTAGTCCAACATACCAAAGCACATTCTAGCAAGTTCAATCATTCCAAAGCTGTAGTTGATCCCGGAG AGAGCGCAGCAGAGGAGAGAAGTGCTCGCAGGGCAGCACTTGAAGCATCTCTCCGTGaggtattgtttcaaataataaaattcgTGAATGAGAAAAAGGATCATGTTCCTCCCATCCCAACTCGTGAAGGTGTTGTCTGTTTTCCGTGTGAAATCACTACCCCAAG TTCATCGGATTCTGCATTTGGAATGGACATGATCAAGAGGATGCTCCAAACTGGGCATCCAACCATGCTCAGCTGA